A segment of the Alistipes communis genome:
CATGACGAGCCCCACGATCCAGAGCCGGATGTCGGCGCGGTATTCCAGCCAGAGGTAGAGCAGGCCGAGCACGACGCCCGCGAGTTGCAGCGCGAGTTTCCAGTCCATCCGCTCAGAACTTTACGGTCACGTTGGCCAGCACGTTGAGCGGCGCCTGCGGGAAGTAGAGGGCTGTATGCTGCGAGGGAGAATCGCGGAACCAGGTGCTGTATCCGTAGCCGTTGTTCTCGTATTCGGCGTTGAAAAGGTTGTTGACCTGCAAGCCCAGCCGGATGCGCCGGGCGTTTCGCGTGCGGAAAGAGTACGACAGGTTGAGGTTCGTCACGCAGTAGGCGTCGAGCGACAGCGCGTCGTTCTCGTTGTTCGCGAAGTACTGCTCGCCGACATACTGCGTGTGGAAAGCCGCTTCGAATCCGCCGTAGTGGAAGTCGAGAATGAGGTTGGCGATCGTTTCGGGCGAGTAGGCGAGTTTCGTGGTGCCCAGCGCTACCGGCCCGTCGCTGATGACGTTCCAGTCCTCGTCGTTGTCGTAGACGGTGCGCAGTTCGGTGTAGTTCTCGATGCGGTTCTGCGAGAAGGTGGCGTTGGCCGATGCGGTGAACCATCCGGTGACCTTCCACGACGCCGACAGTTCGACGCCGCGGCGGTAGCTGTCGTCGACGTTGTCGTTGAGCGCATCGTAGCCGTCGTTGATCCGGCCCATCGGCACGAGCTGGTCCTTGTATTTCATGTAGTAGAGGTTCACGCCCAGCGAAAGCCGGGGAGCGGTGTAGGTGTATCCCAACTCCCAGTCGTAGAGCTTCTCCGACGAGGGGTAGGTGTAGTCGGCCGTGAACATGTAGCGGTCGGTGAAATCGCCGCGGGTCGGCTCCTTCTGTGCCACAGCGAACGAGAAGAAGAAGCTGTTGCGCTCGCCGAGACGGTAGCTCACGCCGGCGCGCGGGTTGAAGAAGTGGTAGGTCTTGTCCACGTCGATAGGCTGCATCGGCATCCCCTCCTGACCGATGTAGTTGTCGTTGGTTCCCCACGCTTCGTAACGGATGTAACGGTACTGGATGTCGGCGAAGAGCCGCAGCCCGTGCGCCGCCTGCCAGTTGGCGCGTGCGAAGAGGTTGGCGTCCTGCTTGTCGACGTCGTTGTCGTACCAGCGGCCGCCGATCGCCCCGGCGTCCATGCCGTCCACCCAGTCCAGCTCGCCCCAGTGCGGGCAGGTGTAGTAGCTCCACGAACCGCCGAAGTTGAGGTCGAGCGCACGCGAGGTGTAGGAGGCCGAGGCGTTGAGCCCGCCCAGGTGGTTGCGCATGATCTTCTCGCGGATCAGGTCGGCCTCCTGGATTTCGGTGTCGAGATTGACGTATTCCGCCAGTTCCGCGTCGTCCTTGTACTGCTTGTAGTAGCCGTAGCCGTAGGTATAGAAGGCCGTGGCGTTGAGCGCCCAACGGTTGTTGAAACGGTGGTTGAGGATGAGCTGGTTGTTGATTTGCAGATAGTTGTCCGTCTGGTCGTCGAAATAGCCGACGTGCGATCCGTCGGCCAGTACGTGCGGGCCGGCCGAGGTCTGGTACTGGCCGCTGTCGTGGTAGCGGCGGCCGTAGCGCTCCATGTCCTCCATTGTGACGCCGTTGTAGGTGAGGTAGGTTTTGGCCTTGCCGCCGAACGAGAGGAGTTTGACCATCGTCCGTCCGTTGTAGTAGCCGCCCTGGAACAGATAGGATTTCAGGTCGGTGGCGCCGCGGTCGATGTAACCGTCCGAGCCGATGTGCGTCAGCCGTGCGTCGACGGCCCAGTGGCCGCCCAGCAGCCCCGACGAGATGCCGACGGCCTGCTTGTTGGTGTTGTACGATCCGTAGCTGAGCGAGGCTTCGCCCGAAAATTCGGTCGAGAGCGCTCCGGTGGTCATGTTGACCGCGCCGCCGAAAGCGCCCGTGCCGTTGGTCGAGAGGCCTGCGCCGCGCTGCACCTGCATCGTTCCTACGGCCGAGATCAGGTCGGGCGTGTCGTACCAGTACATCGAGTGCGAGTCGGGATTGTTCATCGCCACGCCGTTGATCGTGACGTTGAGGCGCGTGGCGTCCGTGCCGCGCAGGCGGATCGACGTGCCGCCGATGCCGATGCCCGTTTCGTTGGTGGCGATCATCGAGGGGGTGAGCGCCAGCACGGTCGGAATATCCGTGCCGTAGCTGTTGCGGGCGATCGCGTCGTGCGAAAGATCGGTGTAGGCCACCGGCGTGCGGGGCGTGGCGCGCGTGGCGGTGACTTCGATCTGTTGGAGGCGGTACATGCGTACCGAATCGCTCTCCTGCGCGTGGGCGGCCACTGCGGCGACGCCCGTCAGAATGGGTAGTAAAAACCTTTTCATCGAACCTTTAATTTGAGGTTAAAGAACTGAAAAGGGGTATGCGGTGTTGATTATGCGTCCCGGTCTCGGCATTACCCGTATCCGGTTCAATGGGTATAATCTCAGCCTGGAAAGTAAGGCACCCCTTTGTGAATATCGGGGGCGAAGATAGTGTTTTTCGGCGAGAACGGAAAGGAAAAATGCGGATCTTTTCGCCTGACCACGGTAAAAACGCTCGTGCGAGGCCCTTCCTCCCTGCGTTTGCCTGCGGCGGCCGGGTCGACGCGGTTCGCGCCGGACGATGCCGGATCGGGGGGGGAAGATTGCGGATAAGCATAAAAAAACGCGCGGCAAGGAATACAACTCCCTGCCGCGCGTGCCTGCGGTCGCCGCCGTCAGTTCTCGAACCACATCTTGGTCCAGACGCCGTCGACGTGCGGAACGTTGTCGTTGACGCTGCCCTCGCGTTCGGGGTAGGGCCAGCGGTGCATGATGCCGGGGTAGAAGTTGCGGATCGACGCCGGAACTTCCAGGGCGGGATACCCCGTGCGGCGCTGGTTCGACCACGCTTCGAGCGGACGCATCATCATCTCGATGCGCTGCTGCGAAGCGATCGCTTCGAGCGCCTTGTCGTCGCCGCCGAGCGTCGAGAGCGACGGCACGCCGGCTGCGAACGAAGCGGCCGTGGCGGCGGCTACGCCGTTGTAGACGCACGACGCCTCGATACCCTTGCGGTAGGCCGCGTCGGCCTGCGCCAGATCCTTCGCTACGCCCAGACCGCGGACGTAGGCCTCGGCCACGTAGAACATGGTTTCGGCATAGGAGCAGATCACGTCGGGGTAGTCGGCGCGCAGCAGGTTATTCTTCTGGAAGACCGCCTCCGTACACAGCGACGGTTTCTCGCTGATCTCCTTGTCGGTGACGACCGAACCCTTCTCCGACGCTTCCAGCGAGATGTACTCGCCGTCGGCGTTGGCGCGGAAGTAGATCGGGATGCGCGGGTCGTCGAGCGCCTTCATCGGATCGAGTACCGTCGGGTTGGCGAAGAAGCAGTATTCGTAGTAGTCGGGATACTGCACGGTGAGCTGGTAGTTGGGGTTCTGGTTGCCCGGCGTCGTGTAGAAGGGGAAGACGAAGTCGTCGGCCGAGGAGTTCATCAGTTCGCCTCCGTCGATAATGGCCTTGATTTCGTCGCCTACGTCCTCCTTGTTGGCCAGGTACATGTAGAACTTCAATTTGAGCGAGTTGCCCAGCCGGCGCCATTTGGCCATGTCGCCGGTGTAGTAGATGTCGTACTTGTCGATCCGTTTGCTGTTCGATTCGTCGATTCCGTCCAGCGCCTCGTCCAGCAGTCCGATGACCGAATAGAAGACGTCCTTCTGCGTGTCGAATTTCGGCGTCTGCGTCCCTTCGATGTTCCATGCCTCGGAATAGGGGATGTCTCCGTAGAGCATCGACGACTCCCAGACGGTGTTGGCCAGCAGAATCTTGCATTGGGCTACGGAGTTGCTGTCGTTTTCGCCCGTGGCGAATTCGATGGCTTTGAGCAGGTTGTACCCGCAGCTCGAATAGGAGGTCACCCAGCCGTTTCCGGTGGCGTAGGTGCTGATGTTGTACATGTCGGCGCCGACGAACCAGTTGTCGGCGTCGGAGGCCACCTGTGCGGCGTAGATGATCGGGAGCCACTGGTCGCCGCCGACGCGCTTGCTGCTGTAATTGATCGCGGCGTAGTTGAACAGGTAACCCGCTTCGGTCTTGGTCGCCGCCAGTTCGTTCGAGTTGATGTCGAGCCAGTCGCCGCAGGAGTGTAATCCCAGCGAACCGCCCGTCAGCGTGAGACCGAACAGAATCTTGTTTATCAATCTTTTCATACGTCCTGCTTGTTTAGAAGGTTAATTTGATGTTGAAACCCCAGCTTCGGGTCGTGGGAATCGCCGAGTATTCGACGCCCGAACCTACGGCCGACGGGCCGAAGATGTTGGTTTCGGGATCGATGTGCGGCACGTTCGACTTCATGAGCCACAGGTTGCGGCCCTCGACGCCCAGTGCCAGCGAACCGATGAAGCAGTTCTTGAACCAGCGCTGCGGCATCTGGTAGCTGAGCACCATTTCGCGCAGTTTGACGAAGGTGGCGTCGAAGACGTTGGCCTCGGACACTTTCGAGCTGTAATTGTTCGACCAGAACTGGTAGGGCGTGATGGCCGTCGTATTCTCGGTGCCGTCCTGTTTGACGCCCTTGTCCACGATGTCCGTGCGGTTCTTTCCGATCGTCTCCTCGGCCATGCCGTTCACGCGCAGGTCGGAGACGGTACCCGAGTACATGACGCCGCCGTAACGGACGTCGATCAGGAAGCTCAGCGACAGATTCCGGTAGCGCAGCGTGTTGCTGATGCCCATCGTCCAGTCGGGCGCCACCTTGCCGAGGTTTTTCGTCGTCTCGCTGACGGCGCGCGTACCGTCGTCCTTGATGATGTAGTTGCCCTCGTCGTCGGTCATCCAGTAGGTTCCGTAGAGGCTGAACGGTTCTCCCTCCGCGGCCTTGATTTGGAGCGAGTTGAAACCGGCCGAGAGGGTGTAGCTCGTGATCGAAGGATCGAGTTTCTTGACCAGCTGGCGGTTCGACGCGAAGTTCACGTCCAGATCCCAGCTGAAATTTCTGGTCTCGACCGGTGTGAAGCCCGCCATGATCTCGACGCCCTCGTTGGTGATCGTGCCGGCGTTCTTGCGCATGTAGAAGAAGCCGGTCGAGTTGGCTACGTCCAGACGCACGATGTTCTTCGTCGTCTTGTTGTAGTAATAGGTCGCATCCAGTCGGATTCGCCCGTTGAAGAACCGCAGGTCGGTTCCTATCTCGAACGACGACTGGTTCTGCGGTTCGAGATTGGGATCGGGATAGGTGGCCGGAGCCATGTAGGCCAGCAGGCCGCCGTGCGGGATCGAGTTGTTGCCGACGTATTGCAGGAAGATCGAGCTTTCGGGCGTATAGAGGAAGTCGAGCGCGTAGGGCACCGTGTCGCTGCCGACGTTGGCGTAGCTCAGGCGCAGTTTACCGAAGCTCAGCACGTCGTTCTGCGGGATGAGTTGCGAGAAGACGAAGCCTGCGCTTACCGAGGGGTAGAAGTACGAACGGTGCGACTTGGGCATGGTCGACGACCAGTCGTTGCGGCCCGTCACGCTCAGGTAGACGATGTCCTTGTAGCCCAGGTCGATCTCGCCGTAGACACCGATCAGACGC
Coding sequences within it:
- a CDS encoding TonB-dependent receptor gives rise to the protein MKRFLLPILTGVAAVAAHAQESDSVRMYRLQQIEVTATRATPRTPVAYTDLSHDAIARNSYGTDIPTVLALTPSMIATNETGIGIGGTSIRLRGTDATRLNVTINGVAMNNPDSHSMYWYDTPDLISAVGTMQVQRGAGLSTNGTGAFGGAVNMTTGALSTEFSGEASLSYGSYNTNKQAVGISSGLLGGHWAVDARLTHIGSDGYIDRGATDLKSYLFQGGYYNGRTMVKLLSFGGKAKTYLTYNGVTMEDMERYGRRYHDSGQYQTSAGPHVLADGSHVGYFDDQTDNYLQINNQLILNHRFNNRWALNATAFYTYGYGYYKQYKDDAELAEYVNLDTEIQEADLIREKIMRNHLGGLNASASYTSRALDLNFGGSWSYYTCPHWGELDWVDGMDAGAIGGRWYDNDVDKQDANLFARANWQAAHGLRLFADIQYRYIRYEAWGTNDNYIGQEGMPMQPIDVDKTYHFFNPRAGVSYRLGERNSFFFSFAVAQKEPTRGDFTDRYMFTADYTYPSSEKLYDWELGYTYTAPRLSLGVNLYYMKYKDQLVPMGRINDGYDALNDNVDDSYRRGVELSASWKVTGWFTASANATFSQNRIENYTELRTVYDNDEDWNVISDGPVALGTTKLAYSPETIANLILDFHYGGFEAAFHTQYVGEQYFANNENDALSLDAYCVTNLNLSYSFRTRNARRIRLGLQVNNLFNAEYENNGYGYSTWFRDSPSQHTALYFPQAPLNVLANVTVKF
- a CDS encoding SusD/RagB family nutrient-binding outer membrane lipoprotein — protein: MKRLINKILFGLTLTGGSLGLHSCGDWLDINSNELAATKTEAGYLFNYAAINYSSKRVGGDQWLPIIYAAQVASDADNWFVGADMYNISTYATGNGWVTSYSSCGYNLLKAIEFATGENDSNSVAQCKILLANTVWESSMLYGDIPYSEAWNIEGTQTPKFDTQKDVFYSVIGLLDEALDGIDESNSKRIDKYDIYYTGDMAKWRRLGNSLKLKFYMYLANKEDVGDEIKAIIDGGELMNSSADDFVFPFYTTPGNQNPNYQLTVQYPDYYEYCFFANPTVLDPMKALDDPRIPIYFRANADGEYISLEASEKGSVVTDKEISEKPSLCTEAVFQKNNLLRADYPDVICSYAETMFYVAEAYVRGLGVAKDLAQADAAYRKGIEASCVYNGVAAATAASFAAGVPSLSTLGGDDKALEAIASQQRIEMMMRPLEAWSNQRRTGYPALEVPASIRNFYPGIMHRWPYPEREGSVNDNVPHVDGVWTKMWFEN